In the Populus trichocarpa isolate Nisqually-1 chromosome 1, P.trichocarpa_v4.1, whole genome shotgun sequence genome, one interval contains:
- the LOC7478681 gene encoding uncharacterized protein LOC7478681 isoform X1, with translation MINDQSLLVNQSKQQVLMDLETENRIAAILLKEAAELRQRAEREGVHVYLEQPKVRARPNSRFLTATVLGVQQTNRAVEVNEMWRVRQKELKMDDRLREGSGYDDNCSKNYGDVGDIPRSTGRGHSVNENNTRVSSSSSKRVGSSYSREDEGLRDGEVEEFLHSRVKRGRGAVGSRMDETGPYLPPCPDYEEKLSRSPDAKLLGVFFKPEKYCASSEEELGTERLKKAKKVCSKSLDKKNSRKHRSKEKSRGKKRKRKDEKRSKHYSCLQSSAIIHSKNTWNADMTWQLHLGNEKLSPGKFKLPRVSHRFCKNVLFIFKYIFIV, from the exons ATGATCAATGATCAATCTTTATTGGTCAACCAATCGAAACAG CAGGTTTTAATGGATCTGGAGACTGAGAACAGAATAGCTGCTATTCTTTTGAAAGAAGCAGCAGAATTGCGGCAACGAGCTGAAAGGGAAGGTGTGCATGTTTACCTTGAACAGCCTAAAGTAAGAGCGCGGCCAAATTCTCGCTTCCTCACTGCAACTGTCCTTGGAGTGCAGCAAA CCAATCGAGCTGTTGAGGTCAATGAGATGTGGCGAGTCCGGCAAAAGGAGCTCAAGATGGATGATAGGCTGAGAGAAGGATCAGGATATGATGATAACTGCAGCAAGAACTATGGGGATGTTGGTGATATCCCTAGAAGTACAGGCAGAGGGCATTCTGTAAATGAGAACAATACTAGGGTGTCATCATCGTCAAGCAAAAGAGTAGGGAGCTCTTATTCAAGAGAAGATGAAGGTTTAAGGGATGGAGAAGTTGAGGAATTTTTGCACTCGAG GGTTAAGCGAGGTCGAGGTGCAGTAGGTTCAAGGATGGATGAAACAGGGCCCTACCTTCCACCTTGTCCAGACTACGAGGAAAAGCTTTCCAGAAGCCCGGATGCGAAGCTGCTGGGTGTGTTTTTTAAACCAGAGAAATATTGTGCATCATCTGAAGAAGAGCTTGGCACCGAAAGGCTTAAAAAGGCAAAGAAGGTTTGTTCAAAGAGTTTGGATAAGAAGAATTCCAGGAAGCACAGATCTAAAGAAAAGTCGAGGggtaagaaaaggaagagaaaagatgaGAAAAGAAGTAAACACTA TTCTTGTTTGCAGAGTTCGGCAATTATTCATTCCAAGAATACCTGGAATGCTGACATGACATGGCAATTACATCTTGGGAATGAGAAATTAAGTCCTGGTAAATTCAAACTACCACGAGTATCACACAGGTTTTGCAAGaatgtattatttatatttaaatatatatttattgtttaa
- the LOC7478681 gene encoding uncharacterized protein LOC7478681 isoform X2 has protein sequence MINDQSLLVNQSKQVLMDLETENRIAAILLKEAAELRQRAEREGVHVYLEQPKVRARPNSRFLTATVLGVQQTNRAVEVNEMWRVRQKELKMDDRLREGSGYDDNCSKNYGDVGDIPRSTGRGHSVNENNTRVSSSSSKRVGSSYSREDEGLRDGEVEEFLHSRVKRGRGAVGSRMDETGPYLPPCPDYEEKLSRSPDAKLLGVFFKPEKYCASSEEELGTERLKKAKKVCSKSLDKKNSRKHRSKEKSRGKKRKRKDEKRSKHYSCLQSSAIIHSKNTWNADMTWQLHLGNEKLSPGKFKLPRVSHRFCKNVLFIFKYIFIV, from the exons ATGATCAATGATCAATCTTTATTGGTCAACCAATCGAAACAG GTTTTAATGGATCTGGAGACTGAGAACAGAATAGCTGCTATTCTTTTGAAAGAAGCAGCAGAATTGCGGCAACGAGCTGAAAGGGAAGGTGTGCATGTTTACCTTGAACAGCCTAAAGTAAGAGCGCGGCCAAATTCTCGCTTCCTCACTGCAACTGTCCTTGGAGTGCAGCAAA CCAATCGAGCTGTTGAGGTCAATGAGATGTGGCGAGTCCGGCAAAAGGAGCTCAAGATGGATGATAGGCTGAGAGAAGGATCAGGATATGATGATAACTGCAGCAAGAACTATGGGGATGTTGGTGATATCCCTAGAAGTACAGGCAGAGGGCATTCTGTAAATGAGAACAATACTAGGGTGTCATCATCGTCAAGCAAAAGAGTAGGGAGCTCTTATTCAAGAGAAGATGAAGGTTTAAGGGATGGAGAAGTTGAGGAATTTTTGCACTCGAG GGTTAAGCGAGGTCGAGGTGCAGTAGGTTCAAGGATGGATGAAACAGGGCCCTACCTTCCACCTTGTCCAGACTACGAGGAAAAGCTTTCCAGAAGCCCGGATGCGAAGCTGCTGGGTGTGTTTTTTAAACCAGAGAAATATTGTGCATCATCTGAAGAAGAGCTTGGCACCGAAAGGCTTAAAAAGGCAAAGAAGGTTTGTTCAAAGAGTTTGGATAAGAAGAATTCCAGGAAGCACAGATCTAAAGAAAAGTCGAGGggtaagaaaaggaagagaaaagatgaGAAAAGAAGTAAACACTA TTCTTGTTTGCAGAGTTCGGCAATTATTCATTCCAAGAATACCTGGAATGCTGACATGACATGGCAATTACATCTTGGGAATGAGAAATTAAGTCCTGGTAAATTCAAACTACCACGAGTATCACACAGGTTTTGCAAGaatgtattatttatatttaaatatatatttattgtttaa
- the LOC7478681 gene encoding uncharacterized protein LOC7478681 isoform X4 translates to MINDQSLLVNQSKQQVLMDLETENRIAAILLKEAAELRQRAEREGVHVYLEQPKVRARPNSRFLTATVLGVQQTNRAVEVNEMWRVRQKELKMDDRLREGSGYDDNCSKNYGDVGDIPRSTGRGHSVNENNTRVSSSSSKRVGSSYSREDEGLRDGEVEEFLHSRVKRGRGAVGSRMDETGPYLPPCPDYEEKLSRSPDAKLLGVFFKPEKYCASSEEELGTERLKKAKKVCSKSLDKKNSRKHRSKEKSRGKKRKRKDEKRSKH, encoded by the exons ATGATCAATGATCAATCTTTATTGGTCAACCAATCGAAACAG CAGGTTTTAATGGATCTGGAGACTGAGAACAGAATAGCTGCTATTCTTTTGAAAGAAGCAGCAGAATTGCGGCAACGAGCTGAAAGGGAAGGTGTGCATGTTTACCTTGAACAGCCTAAAGTAAGAGCGCGGCCAAATTCTCGCTTCCTCACTGCAACTGTCCTTGGAGTGCAGCAAA CCAATCGAGCTGTTGAGGTCAATGAGATGTGGCGAGTCCGGCAAAAGGAGCTCAAGATGGATGATAGGCTGAGAGAAGGATCAGGATATGATGATAACTGCAGCAAGAACTATGGGGATGTTGGTGATATCCCTAGAAGTACAGGCAGAGGGCATTCTGTAAATGAGAACAATACTAGGGTGTCATCATCGTCAAGCAAAAGAGTAGGGAGCTCTTATTCAAGAGAAGATGAAGGTTTAAGGGATGGAGAAGTTGAGGAATTTTTGCACTCGAG GGTTAAGCGAGGTCGAGGTGCAGTAGGTTCAAGGATGGATGAAACAGGGCCCTACCTTCCACCTTGTCCAGACTACGAGGAAAAGCTTTCCAGAAGCCCGGATGCGAAGCTGCTGGGTGTGTTTTTTAAACCAGAGAAATATTGTGCATCATCTGAAGAAGAGCTTGGCACCGAAAGGCTTAAAAAGGCAAAGAAGGTTTGTTCAAAGAGTTTGGATAAGAAGAATTCCAGGAAGCACAGATCTAAAGAAAAGTCGAGGggtaagaaaaggaagagaaaagatgaGAAAAGAAGTAAACACTA A
- the LOC7478681 gene encoding uncharacterized protein LOC7478681 isoform X5: MINDQSLLVNQSKQVLMDLETENRIAAILLKEAAELRQRAEREGVHVYLEQPKVRARPNSRFLTATVLGVQQTNRAVEVNEMWRVRQKELKMDDRLREGSGYDDNCSKNYGDVGDIPRSTGRGHSVNENNTRVSSSSSKRVGSSYSREDEGLRDGEVEEFLHSRVKRGRGAVGSRMDETGPYLPPCPDYEEKLSRSPDAKLLGVFFKPEKYCASSEEELGTERLKKAKKVCSKSLDKKNSRKHRSKEKSRGKKRKRKDEKRSKH; encoded by the exons ATGATCAATGATCAATCTTTATTGGTCAACCAATCGAAACAG GTTTTAATGGATCTGGAGACTGAGAACAGAATAGCTGCTATTCTTTTGAAAGAAGCAGCAGAATTGCGGCAACGAGCTGAAAGGGAAGGTGTGCATGTTTACCTTGAACAGCCTAAAGTAAGAGCGCGGCCAAATTCTCGCTTCCTCACTGCAACTGTCCTTGGAGTGCAGCAAA CCAATCGAGCTGTTGAGGTCAATGAGATGTGGCGAGTCCGGCAAAAGGAGCTCAAGATGGATGATAGGCTGAGAGAAGGATCAGGATATGATGATAACTGCAGCAAGAACTATGGGGATGTTGGTGATATCCCTAGAAGTACAGGCAGAGGGCATTCTGTAAATGAGAACAATACTAGGGTGTCATCATCGTCAAGCAAAAGAGTAGGGAGCTCTTATTCAAGAGAAGATGAAGGTTTAAGGGATGGAGAAGTTGAGGAATTTTTGCACTCGAG GGTTAAGCGAGGTCGAGGTGCAGTAGGTTCAAGGATGGATGAAACAGGGCCCTACCTTCCACCTTGTCCAGACTACGAGGAAAAGCTTTCCAGAAGCCCGGATGCGAAGCTGCTGGGTGTGTTTTTTAAACCAGAGAAATATTGTGCATCATCTGAAGAAGAGCTTGGCACCGAAAGGCTTAAAAAGGCAAAGAAGGTTTGTTCAAAGAGTTTGGATAAGAAGAATTCCAGGAAGCACAGATCTAAAGAAAAGTCGAGGggtaagaaaaggaagagaaaagatgaGAAAAGAAGTAAACACTAG
- the LOC7478681 gene encoding uncharacterized protein LOC7478681 isoform X3 → MDLETENRIAAILLKEAAELRQRAEREGVHVYLEQPKVRARPNSRFLTATVLGVQQTNRAVEVNEMWRVRQKELKMDDRLREGSGYDDNCSKNYGDVGDIPRSTGRGHSVNENNTRVSSSSSKRVGSSYSREDEGLRDGEVEEFLHSRVKRGRGAVGSRMDETGPYLPPCPDYEEKLSRSPDAKLLGVFFKPEKYCASSEEELGTERLKKAKKVCSKSLDKKNSRKHRSKEKSRGKKRKRKDEKRSKHYSCLQSSAIIHSKNTWNADMTWQLHLGNEKLSPGKFKLPRVSHRFCKNVLFIFKYIFIV, encoded by the exons ATGGATCTGGAGACTGAGAACAGAATAGCTGCTATTCTTTTGAAAGAAGCAGCAGAATTGCGGCAACGAGCTGAAAGGGAAGGTGTGCATGTTTACCTTGAACAGCCTAAAGTAAGAGCGCGGCCAAATTCTCGCTTCCTCACTGCAACTGTCCTTGGAGTGCAGCAAA CCAATCGAGCTGTTGAGGTCAATGAGATGTGGCGAGTCCGGCAAAAGGAGCTCAAGATGGATGATAGGCTGAGAGAAGGATCAGGATATGATGATAACTGCAGCAAGAACTATGGGGATGTTGGTGATATCCCTAGAAGTACAGGCAGAGGGCATTCTGTAAATGAGAACAATACTAGGGTGTCATCATCGTCAAGCAAAAGAGTAGGGAGCTCTTATTCAAGAGAAGATGAAGGTTTAAGGGATGGAGAAGTTGAGGAATTTTTGCACTCGAG GGTTAAGCGAGGTCGAGGTGCAGTAGGTTCAAGGATGGATGAAACAGGGCCCTACCTTCCACCTTGTCCAGACTACGAGGAAAAGCTTTCCAGAAGCCCGGATGCGAAGCTGCTGGGTGTGTTTTTTAAACCAGAGAAATATTGTGCATCATCTGAAGAAGAGCTTGGCACCGAAAGGCTTAAAAAGGCAAAGAAGGTTTGTTCAAAGAGTTTGGATAAGAAGAATTCCAGGAAGCACAGATCTAAAGAAAAGTCGAGGggtaagaaaaggaagagaaaagatgaGAAAAGAAGTAAACACTA TTCTTGTTTGCAGAGTTCGGCAATTATTCATTCCAAGAATACCTGGAATGCTGACATGACATGGCAATTACATCTTGGGAATGAGAAATTAAGTCCTGGTAAATTCAAACTACCACGAGTATCACACAGGTTTTGCAAGaatgtattatttatatttaaatatatatttattgtttaa
- the LOC7478681 gene encoding uncharacterized protein LOC7478681 isoform X6: protein MPNRAVEVNEMWRVRQKELKMDDRLREGSGYDDNCSKNYGDVGDIPRSTGRGHSVNENNTRVSSSSSKRVGSSYSREDEGLRDGEVEEFLHSRVKRGRGAVGSRMDETGPYLPPCPDYEEKLSRSPDAKLLGVFFKPEKYCASSEEELGTERLKKAKKVCSKSLDKKNSRKHRSKEKSRGKKRKRKDEKRSKHYSCLQSSAIIHSKNTWNADMTWQLHLGNEKLSPGKFKLPRVSHRFCKNVLFIFKYIFIV from the exons ATGC CCAATCGAGCTGTTGAGGTCAATGAGATGTGGCGAGTCCGGCAAAAGGAGCTCAAGATGGATGATAGGCTGAGAGAAGGATCAGGATATGATGATAACTGCAGCAAGAACTATGGGGATGTTGGTGATATCCCTAGAAGTACAGGCAGAGGGCATTCTGTAAATGAGAACAATACTAGGGTGTCATCATCGTCAAGCAAAAGAGTAGGGAGCTCTTATTCAAGAGAAGATGAAGGTTTAAGGGATGGAGAAGTTGAGGAATTTTTGCACTCGAG GGTTAAGCGAGGTCGAGGTGCAGTAGGTTCAAGGATGGATGAAACAGGGCCCTACCTTCCACCTTGTCCAGACTACGAGGAAAAGCTTTCCAGAAGCCCGGATGCGAAGCTGCTGGGTGTGTTTTTTAAACCAGAGAAATATTGTGCATCATCTGAAGAAGAGCTTGGCACCGAAAGGCTTAAAAAGGCAAAGAAGGTTTGTTCAAAGAGTTTGGATAAGAAGAATTCCAGGAAGCACAGATCTAAAGAAAAGTCGAGGggtaagaaaaggaagagaaaagatgaGAAAAGAAGTAAACACTA TTCTTGTTTGCAGAGTTCGGCAATTATTCATTCCAAGAATACCTGGAATGCTGACATGACATGGCAATTACATCTTGGGAATGAGAAATTAAGTCCTGGTAAATTCAAACTACCACGAGTATCACACAGGTTTTGCAAGaatgtattatttatatttaaatatatatttattgtttaa
- the LOC7470772 gene encoding DUF21 domain-containing protein At2g14520, with translation MTVEYSCCETNFFIHILIIVFLVMFAGLMSGLTLGLMSMSLVDLEVLAKSGTPKDRIYAAKILPVVKNQHLLLCTLLICNAAAMETLPIFLDSLVTAWGAILISVTLILLFGEIIPQSVCTRYGLAIGATVTPFVRVLVWICFPVAYPISKLLDYMLGHGHVALFRRAELKTLVNFHGNEAGKGGELTHDETTIIAGALELTEKTASDAMTPISETFAIDVNAKLDRELMSLILEKGHSRVPVYYEQSTNIIGLILAKNLLTIHPEDKVPVKNVTIRRIPRVLETLPLYDILNEFQKGHSHMAVVVRQCKKPEEQHVSSASDNPVKEVKVDIDGEKPPKDKTLKSMRALQKWKSFPNSGNNSFRSSRSKKWTKDLDSDILHLNGNPLPKLPEEEEAVGIITMEDVIEELLQEEIFDETDHHFEDSCNGLAKP, from the exons ATGACGGTGGAGTATAGTTGCTGCGAAACGAATTTCTTTATACACATTTTGATAATAGTGTTTCTTGTTATGTTCGCTGGACTGATGTCTGGCCTCACTTTAGGGCTCATGTCTATGAGTCTCGTTGATCTTGAAGTTCTTGCTAAATCTGGTACTCCAAAAGATCGAATATACGCAG CGAAAATATTGCCGGTGGTTAAAAACCAGCATTTGTTGCTTTGCACGCTCCTTATTTGCAATGCTGCTGCTATGGAG ACACTTCCCATTTTTCTTGATAGTCTGGTTACAGCTTGGGGTGCTATTCTAATTTCAGTAACTCTGATTCTTCTATTTGGTGAG ATTATACCACAATCTGTTTGTACCCGGTATGGGTTGGCAATTGGCGCAACAGTGACCCCATTTGTCCGTGTTCTTGTTTGGATCTGTTTTCCTGTTGCCTATCCTATAAGCAAG CTTCTGGACTATATGCTGGGACATGGTCATGTTGCTCTTTTTCGCAGAGCTGAGTTGAAAACACTTGTTAATTTTCATGGTAACGAG GCTGGAAAAGGTGGAGAACTGACTCATGATGAGACGACGATTATTGCTGGAGCACTTGAGCTCACTGAGAAAACAGCTAGTGATGCCATGACTCCTATATCTGAAACTTTTGCTATTGACGTTAATGCCAAACTTGACAG GGAGTTGATGAGTTTGATATTGGAGAAAGGGCATAGCAGGGTGCCAGTTTATTATGAGCAATCTACAAACATAATTGGACTAATTCTG GCCAAGAATTTGTTGACAATTCACCCAGAAGATAAAGTACCTGTAAAGAATGTCACTATACGCAGGATCCCCAG GGTTCTAGAAACTCTACCTTTATATGATATATTGAACGAGTTTCAAAAAGGTCATAGCCACATGGCAGTTGTTGTAAGGCAGTGCAAAAAGCCAGAGGAGCAGCATGTTAGCAGTGCTAGTGACA ATCCGGTGAAAGAAGTTAAAGTTGATATCGATGGTGAAAAGCCTCCCAAAGACAAGACTTTGAAGAGCATGAGAGCACTTCAAAAGTGGAAAAGCTTTCCCAACAGCGGCAACAATTCATTTAGGAGCTCAAGGAGCAAGAAGTGGACAAAGGACTTGGATTCAGACATCTTGCATCTAAATGGCAATCCACTACCAAAGCTcccagaggaagaagaagcagtAGGCATAATAACAATGGAAGATGTCATTGAAGAGCTTTTACAG GAGGAGATCTTCGATGAAACAGATCATCATTTTGAGGATTCTTGCAATGGCCTTGCTAAGCCGTAG